aaaactCTTGAACACAAAGCCTGTAAAATAGAGGCTTGGGTCAAAAACCCTCACTGACGCAGCTGGTTTTCAAAGAAACGGTAGTAGCTTTTAGCAGGAGGGCAATTGCTGAATAGTGCTCTGCACATCCTGAGTTAAGATAATACAAATAGCTGTCTGGGAGAAAAACAGATAGGCTAATGGCCTCTCCTCTCTGGTTAACAGAGCAGGGCTGTTCACAAATGGATGCTGGctagggggttttttgtgtgttttgctttttgagttttggggggtttttttctctctctttgatctgctgcttttaaaagtaaaaaactgTAATAGAGGAAACCATAATGGAATTGTTCTgtgtcttcttttcctcttttttgccACATGTCACATATTTAACCAAGTGGCCTGCTAAGCGAATGGATGAATGACATTTGGTACATTGTCTGCTGGAGTAGATGAATCTGATGTGTTCTCCATTACGGGTAATAGCTCAAACACATGCCTTGCTTCCAGGGAATAGCAGGAACAGATCAAAAGCTCAATTCAACACCCAAGTGCTTAAGTTGAAAGTCACGATTGCTATTCACAAgctgtttagggttttttttccctgaaaaaaccCTAAATTTATTGACTTGAAGGTTAAAAATCCTTGGACTCATTTTCAGATTACATAAGCAGGTGTCACAGACTGGGAGCGGTTTTGCCAATAGGCAGATTGTCATCTAACCTGTGCAAACTTGTTTTTTTTACTAATAATGTTTGAGCAGCTTAAAAGTCTATCATCTGTTTCCTTGCTGCTCATGTGATCGTCTGTCAGGCAGGCAGTTTTATTGCTGTCATTTCAGGCTGCCTGACAATGCTAGCAAGCTATAAATGTTATATCTACATCTgtgtatattattattattcacaaTAAATATTCACTCAACATATTCACTTACTAGGGTGAAAACCCCAAATATCACATACTGTGCAAATTATGCATATGTGATATAGATTATGCATATATGATATAGATATGTTCTAGATGTAATGAAACTATCTTTTAAACTCACTATACTTTTACAGGCAAGGTTTTATAGAACTTTTAAAGGCAAGACTCAAAGCCCACCAAGATACTATACTAACGCATTTTAACCcaaatagaagaaaatacagtgaatacACTATAGTATAGTATTATCCGTATATTTTATACGAAAGAGTCTAGACCACCTTTTTCTTCCAGACTTTGCATACTTAGTACAGAGATTACTACTGGTAACCTTCTAATTTAAGAATAACGGGGTAGTGTATGCGGTGGGCCATGCACTTTTGCCTatcaataaaaatactgtttgttttcacagctatttctttttctaaattcaTCCGTGTGTCTTCCAGGTTTGCCAGAGACTGTTCAGATTCCAGCAGTTTTTTCTTCAGGGATTCAATGGGCTCTGTTAGTGCTTCAACTTCACTGGTCAACCTAAACAGAATTACattaagtaataaaataaaaagcagaagccAGCTGGTGTTCAAAAAGACATATGAACTGTAATGGGAATAAAGATCAACAGCTATAGAATCATAATACTCAACAACAAAGGAACTCAGAGAGGTCCCACATACTTGGTCAAAAGCAGAGTTTACTTTCACAGCTTCTGTACAGAGTCTCCCATGTTTTAGATACTACCAAGAATGTCCTTTGCCACTAAGCACAGTGGAACTATCCATCCTCATCTTCTCACACTTGTACTAAGAATTATAGGACAAAAATTGTTAGGTAAGTCACCTGGTTTGACTGGATCAGCATTTCGTTCAGCCTGGTTTTTGGTATCTGTTCACTGGTATAAAACTCAATTATTAAAGATGGTACTTGCACCAGAGATCAGAAAACAATCTTTACTttaaaagcataaagcttttaaagaagcagcagcaaaccaTTTTTAAAGCAGCACATCATTTCCACTGAAAGTCAGTGGGGGTTAGGCACTTTACTGCAATCTGCCTACAGAGAAGACACATATTTACTTCCTGGGAAAACAAGATCCCTGGGTGCTATGCAAACTGAATAACTACAAACAGTGTAAGCGTGGCAATTAAACACATGCCCATTCAGCAAAGGACTTGTAGGTGTCCTTAAATCCTGTTAAAGGCAATGTACATACTGAAAAGCTTGCACACAGATTGGTTGCTGACTCGGGACCTTAAACGAGCATGCCTGAGATGGTATAAAGCACCTGGATTAACTGTAACTTCTTCCTCACTGTGCAAAGAACAGCATATTGGCTTTGAATGGTACCTTTGCTACGAGGATATTGTAACCCTGCAAAAGCTGATTCCCCACTTTTCCTAAGCGTAGGAAAATATGAAGGAGGAGAATCAATTACAAAGCTTATAATGAGATCAAAACTGACAAAGGTGACATTCAGACCTTTAATTTGAAAGGATTTGTTGACCTCTagttttaaaacagattattACTGAAAATCAAATGCCACCAGCCTGATGTTTCGTAGTACTGAGGGCTTGTCGCAGACTATGAGTATGTGCAGCCCATTTACATTCTCAGCACTGGAAGCACAGAAATTCATTCGGCACATAGTCCACCTTGTGGTGAGCTTTTGCTAACAGCAAAAGGGCTGCAAGTGATCCACATGCTGTCAGATTTTTTTGGAAACCACACAGTTCAGAGAAGAAAGCGTAGAGACAAAAGGCAGAGTGGAGTCTACAGATTTTCTATTTGTCAATAcattatgttaaaatattttccctagtGATTTCAGCCAGTtgaattatttctgatttatatgAGAATCAAACCTAGTAAAAAAAGCTAAAGGCTATGTGTTGCCAATAAAAAGCGCAAAAACTGTCTAACATCACTTCTGGACAGAATGGACACCTTGAAGGACTTGTTTAATAGAGTTTACCTAAATTGTGCTTCATCTCTGCAGAGCTCTACATTGGGCCTGAAAGACCTGTCATACAGCCTTGTTTGAGCAACTTTCATCGGGGCTTCTTTGTCTTTGATAGCTTGTTTGAGAGCAGCAATGTTAGCTTCTTGATCTCCAATCTCCTTAAGGATCTAAAGAGGATACCcaagaaaaagaagtgtttaaaaaaagatacacATTGTCTCTGTGCATGCTATACATCTGTTCATGGTCCTAGTGAATCAGGTATAGTTTTGACCTCCTATGTGGCCAGAATGTAGAAGAAATAGAAGTATGAAGGTGGTTTTGACCTGTTTATTTCTACTACTGCACTGAGAATCTGATCTTCAGtctaaaaagaagcagaaaatattctgCAGCCTGTTCAAAAACTCTTCCATGTCTCCTGACAACACATCCCACCTCCATGAATTGCTTTTAATTGTAAATTTTTAACTGtaaattttccaagaaaaattcAAGTTATTTTGAGAACAGCTGATCAGCTTGGAAATGCATAGATTTCTGGCATTAGTGAAGAAAATGGAACAGACAGGAAATTCTAAATCACTTCTCCCTGATAACCACTgacacacatgcaaaaaataaagTCTACCCAGCTGTCACGACTCAACAGGTGCTAAGGAATGAATGTTTTTTCCACACTTGCAGGTGGTCTAACACAGAAGTAGGAGCTGCTCCACGCTGGAGAAGGGGCAGAGGCTGAAGACACCCCTTGTCGCTTGCcaggaactgctgctgctgctactactGCAGCCCAGCACATCTTTCATTCCATAAAAGTGATAACCAGGCTAGCCTGGGAATCCTGGCCCAAAGATCAGCTCCTTGATCACACAGTTTTAGGTTTTAGTCCAGCAAGACATGGAAGAAagtgtttaattttcttcatatttaagtCCATCTCTTGTTTAGAGAAGCACAACAGAtagaagaaaaagctgaactgGAGCCACAATCCAGCTCTGAAGACCCTGATTAGATACTAAGCTGACACAAAATAGTGTTTGATACCTGACATGGACTAAGACTTTTTTTCTAGAGGATAAATCTACTGTGATCTTCTCCAAAGAGATTATCATGCCCGTAGACAGAATTCAAAAAAATAACACTTACATTTTTCAAATGATACTCTAGTTTGTGTTTTGTATCATCCAGCTCCTCACAGTGTTTGGCAAAAGCCTCATTAACAGCATCACACTGTGCCCTCAGGTCCCGAGATACGTCATGAAGAATATTGTCAATCAAGACACGAAGATTGATGGAAGCCAGTTTTTCTTGTTCTGCCCTATAGATGTTGTCATGACTGAACTTGGCCCACGTCTCCGGTGTTGAGGCACTGTAAGAAGAGGTGAATAGTATACACATAGAAACCTTGCTCTTTTGTTCAAGTTGCACCTAAGAAGACAATCTGAAGCTGGTCCTCTCCCTGCAAAAGTGTTGTCAACCTctatttgtttttgctgttgcaTGCAGTCTAGGCTTACCATGAAGGGAAACTAATcctttataaaattaataaactcTTGTTCATTTTGTGGTTTCTGAGGGAAGTAATACATGACACAACATCACCCAAAGTTCTTCCATCTTTAGCTAATACTACTAAGGCAGAAAAAGTACACACGTACTTTTTTGTGCAAGCACAAGCAGTTAAGTCACCAGCAAATAAACACATGGATATATTCAAGCTTTACAGTCTGTGTCtactttgaaacaaaaagaaacaagatcTCTAGTTATACTTTGCTACATTGAGCAGCAGAAGGAACTACATAGCACTTGGGACACTGCATCATATGAACACTGTCagaaaggggcagggggggaagcaGCAAGGTTTATTGTAATAGTAATCCTGTCTGTGTACAGGAAGCAGCACTTGCCTTTCCCAAAAGAATAGCCTGCCTGCCGATGTCAAATGGTAAATCTCAATAGGATTTAGATCAGTCCTTAAAAGTATAAAGCCAATTATTTCCAAGAAAAACTGCTACAAGCTCAGTTTGCATACAGCGAACCAACTTTGCCATCAGCGCTGCGCCATGCTGCCATGCTGAGATGGTAGCACTGCCTTCACTAGCCATGCAGCTATCTTAAAGCTGTGACATTATATGTCCAAAGCAGCAGCAATCACACCTTTAATTCCGAGCAGCATTACAGCTTTCACTGACACAAAGGATGTGTTGTATCTTATCAGGGTTATTTTTGGAGGATGATGACAGTGACTACTCACCTCTCTTCAAACTTCACTGAACTAGGATGGAACTGGATGTTGGTGCTCTGGTTACTGTATCTTCCACATTTATCATCAATATTGTACGTTTCAACTTTGTCTGACCAGTCCCTTTCACAAACCTCTTTGTGATCCCGATTTAATCTGAAAAGTCATTATTATCACACATTGTTAGTGGAAAACAATACAATTAACAAAACTATCACTGACATTTGTGAAGCTCTGAGCCTTTGTCTTTCAAAGAGCAATGAGAACATAAACTTTCCTTTTTGTCATGAAAATTCTAACCAAGCTCTCTCTCCCACAACTATCTGCTAGAAGGACAGTAACCCTCATGTGTTAACCCCTACCCCAGACCTTCAGTACTGTTCTGTGCCTACTGAAGGCTTTGAGCTCTTATAACCTGAGGCAAAGGAGTTGTTGGACTTTGGATTTTACACAATAATCCTAAAACACAGAGGATTTTTTCAATAGTGGCGACAGCTGCAGTTATTATGGGGAGAACAGGTAGGAGGTTTGCCCAACAGAACACTCTTCCCGTGATAAGACATCAGGCAGTGCTAGTAGAAGATCCATCCTCCTCTTTCGCTAGTATATTGAGTGTGACTCAAATTTAAGACCTCCATGGAGTGACCCTATTCCTGGAGCCCTCCTATGTAGCCTTTCAAAGACTGTAACATGCAGACAGTGTAATTTGCCTTTGGAAGATACAAGTACCATGATATTCAGAGATAAAACTGCTGCTTTGTTGTCAATTCAATGAGTCACACGTCACCCAATTAATTAGAATGACTTCATATTACAAAAGACAGTGGGTCGTTATCAACTGTTAACACCAGATGTCAGTCTCACCTAAGGAATTAAAAATACTGCTGGCAAATGATAAACGATGGTACTATTTAAACGATCTTAAATCAATCATAAAAAGCGAAGCCTAAACTCAGTAGATTCCTGTCATGCTCTAATTGATGTAACAGAactactttaaattattttgcatttatagaCATGCTTTCTAaaaacaatattttgttttatctgGTAGAATAGCACAAATTggagcagattaaaaaaaattaaaaactaaaatatcCAGGTTTCCAGCAGTTAACTCCTTCATACTGATGCACCTTAGGATTCTGGTAACATCTTTCCAAAGGGCTTGttataaattaaaagcaaatattcctTTTGAAATCCAATGAACTTCCAGGTTATACAGAGGGTAGA
This portion of the Strix uralensis isolate ZFMK-TIS-50842 chromosome 16, bStrUra1, whole genome shotgun sequence genome encodes:
- the TEKT4 gene encoding tektin-4, which produces MAQARGRLAKEPAPQTVPVSDLPLEVCEVALNTGPDSSSGLAAAGFHTAKSLPPEWHQSHAALYHKAFAGCEQAECARAEAKELAEHAAATAQRAQQGSTAALGQRLQDVHFWKAELQKEIEDLDAETGLLAAQKLRLERALDVTTLPYAIATDNLQCRERRQSPDLVCDEVEKELLKEAELIRDIQELLRRTLLQAVNQMRLNRDHKEVCERDWSDKVETYNIDDKCGRYSNQSTNIQFHPSSVKFEESASTPETWAKFSHDNIYRAEQEKLASINLRVLIDNILHDVSRDLRAQCDAVNEAFAKHCEELDDTKHKLEYHLKNILKEIGDQEANIAALKQAIKDKEAPMKVAQTRLYDRSFRPNVELCRDEAQFRLTSEVEALTEPIESLKKKLLESEQSLANLEDTRMNLEKEIAVKTNSIFIDRQKCMAHRIHYPVILKLEGYQ